In one window of Halorubrum sp. BV1 DNA:
- a CDS encoding winged helix-turn-helix domain-containing protein produces MAGRKETVSDEEILRILLRSSDPFLSTTEVAEELGFSNSGVLKRLKPLADDGYLNSKSVGRGDAWWLTDDGRDFLSDEDE; encoded by the coding sequence ATGGCCGGTAGAAAGGAGACAGTGAGCGATGAAGAGATCCTGCGGATCCTGCTCAGATCCTCCGACCCATTCCTTTCTACCACTGAGGTCGCTGAAGAACTCGGATTTAGTAATAGTGGAGTGCTGAAGCGGCTGAAACCACTCGCAGATGATGGATATCTCAATTCTAAGTCTGTCGGTCGAGGGGACGCATGGTGGCTGACAGACGATGGCCGCGATTTTCTCTCTGACGAGGACGAATAG
- a CDS encoding amino acid ABC transporter ATP-binding protein, with translation MSDSARGFLRVSDVSKWYGDEQVLHDVSFEMGRGDVTVLIGPSGSGKSTMLRCVNRLAEAQEGSIRLDGEEVLSPDLDVDDLRREVGMVFQGFNLFAHLSAVGNVALGPRRVLGLSESEARERAEAQLERVGLGDQFDSYSAELSGGQQQRVGIARALAMEPKLLLFDEPTSALDPELIGEVLEVMHGLVDEGMTMLVVTHEMSFAREVADEIVFLDDGRVVERGPPDQLFERPEKERTGRFLERIASHD, from the coding sequence GTGAGTGACTCTGCCCGCGGCTTCCTCCGCGTGTCCGACGTCTCGAAGTGGTACGGCGACGAGCAGGTGCTCCACGACGTGTCCTTCGAGATGGGTCGCGGCGACGTGACCGTCCTCATCGGTCCGTCTGGCTCCGGGAAGTCGACGATGCTCCGCTGTGTCAACCGGCTCGCCGAGGCCCAAGAGGGATCGATCCGCCTCGACGGCGAGGAGGTGCTGTCGCCCGACCTCGACGTCGACGACCTCCGCCGAGAGGTGGGGATGGTGTTTCAGGGGTTCAACCTGTTCGCACACCTATCCGCGGTCGGAAACGTCGCGCTCGGCCCGCGGCGCGTGCTCGGGCTCTCCGAAAGCGAGGCGCGCGAGCGTGCGGAGGCGCAACTGGAACGCGTCGGACTCGGCGATCAGTTCGACTCGTACTCGGCGGAGCTGTCCGGCGGACAACAACAGCGCGTGGGGATCGCCCGCGCGCTGGCGATGGAGCCGAAACTACTGCTTTTCGACGAGCCGACGAGCGCCCTCGACCCCGAACTCATCGGTGAGGTGCTGGAGGTGATGCACGGACTCGTCGACGAGGGAATGACGATGCTTGTCGTCACCCACGAGATGAGCTTCGCCCGCGAGGTCGCAGACGAGATCGTGTTTCTCGACGACGGCCGCGTGGTCGAACGCGGACCGCCGGACCAGCTGTTCGAACGGCCCGAAAAAGAGCGGACCGGCCGCTTCCTCGAACGGATCGCGAGTCACGACTAA
- a CDS encoding site-specific integrase translates to MRDDEYEAPAASDELVPMAPREALDIWLERQEMDKAESTVRSYHYRVEPFVEFLENEEGIENLNNLNGRHLLRFDSMRRSSGDVQKNTLNNQLGTIRQFLEFGIRANAVEPAVASQVDIPHVSKDERINREKLPTQRAKDILAYLDRFEYASRDHVLAFLMWETGARAGSLRALDLEDVYLEEDDLDRLRYQEDLDVGESVLEEILGGVELPFVYFRHRPETDTPLKKGHSGERPVNVSDELGEVLRAYIRHRRKDGSDEHEREPLLTSEKAPGRITVSGLRVRAYILTQPCQVGKECPHDRDPADCEAREHGYQSRCPSVRSPHKWRTGSVTWHRDRGWPSEEIAVKMATSVELVNSVYDQPEKLKRMSNRRQHLDTLYK, encoded by the coding sequence GTGAGAGACGACGAGTACGAAGCGCCGGCGGCCAGCGACGAACTGGTCCCGATGGCACCGCGCGAGGCGCTCGACATCTGGCTCGAACGCCAAGAGATGGACAAGGCGGAGAGCACGGTCCGGAGCTACCACTACCGTGTTGAGCCGTTCGTCGAGTTCCTTGAGAACGAAGAGGGCATCGAGAACCTGAACAACCTGAACGGGCGTCACCTCCTCAGGTTCGACTCGATGCGCCGCTCCAGCGGCGATGTCCAGAAGAACACGCTGAACAACCAACTCGGGACGATCCGGCAGTTCCTGGAGTTCGGTATCAGGGCGAACGCGGTCGAGCCCGCGGTCGCCAGTCAGGTCGATATCCCGCACGTCTCGAAGGACGAGCGGATCAACCGCGAGAAGCTTCCGACACAGCGCGCGAAGGATATCCTCGCGTACCTGGACCGCTTCGAGTACGCGAGCCGTGACCACGTCCTCGCGTTCTTGATGTGGGAGACGGGTGCGCGCGCCGGGTCGCTCCGCGCGCTCGATCTGGAGGACGTCTACCTGGAGGAGGACGATCTCGATCGGCTGCGGTATCAGGAGGACCTCGACGTCGGCGAGTCCGTCCTGGAAGAGATCCTCGGCGGCGTCGAGCTTCCGTTCGTTTACTTCCGACACCGGCCGGAGACCGACACGCCCCTGAAGAAGGGACACAGCGGCGAGCGTCCGGTGAACGTCTCGGACGAACTCGGCGAGGTCCTGCGCGCGTATATTCGGCACCGCCGGAAGGACGGAAGTGACGAGCACGAACGTGAGCCCCTGCTCACCTCGGAGAAAGCGCCGGGCCGGATCACTGTCTCCGGGCTACGCGTCCGTGCCTACATCTTGACTCAGCCGTGCCAAGTCGGGAAGGAGTGTCCTCACGATCGCGATCCGGCTGATTGTGAGGCCCGTGAACACGGGTATCAGTCACGCTGCCCGTCGGTCCGGTCGCCGCACAAGTGGCGGACGGGTTCGGTGACGTGGCATCGCGATCGAGGGTGGCCGTCGGAGGAGATCGCGGTGAAGATGGCGACCTCTGTGGAGCTGGTGAACAGCGTCTACGACCAACCTGAGAAGCTGAAGCGGATGTCGAACCGCCGGCAGCATCTCGATACTCTGTACAAATGA
- a CDS encoding HAMP domain-containing sensor histidine kinase, with protein sequence MERRPGIAYRRPDGDPDRFVVESVGESRLDPAALPRNGWSAAVADADTDRFRAALGEEEVDVAYRLTIDDAETWVHERAVRDDRGNLVGYLFTAGDRVERNQQLERQRERLEEFASVVSHDLRNPLSVAVGNVELAMEFDGDDSTDRLDRALDALDWMDDLISDLLALAREGRSVEETTPEDLTGVVEEAWRTVGPGADARLVVTDPLPRIECDRRRLRQALENLFHNALEHGTDAEITGDNFDDRDGDDAFDGDVPPGTFTDAADGVSDVRKASADDPAGAEDPAVQVFVGRFDGGFYVADDGDGIDPADRDTVFEPGHTTVEGGTGFGLPIVDRIAQAHGWDITVAESRTGGARFEFDGVSVVDAGPCLHADDDTDDTADDDAT encoded by the coding sequence ATGGAGCGGCGACCTGGCATCGCGTATCGCCGCCCCGACGGTGATCCAGACCGGTTCGTCGTCGAGAGCGTTGGCGAGTCGAGGCTCGACCCTGCGGCGCTCCCGCGGAACGGATGGTCGGCAGCGGTTGCAGACGCAGACACCGACCGATTTCGCGCCGCCCTCGGTGAGGAAGAGGTCGACGTCGCCTATCGTCTCACGATCGACGACGCGGAGACGTGGGTTCACGAGCGCGCGGTCCGCGACGATCGTGGCAACCTCGTCGGCTACCTCTTCACCGCCGGCGACCGCGTCGAGCGCAATCAGCAGCTCGAACGACAGCGTGAGCGTTTAGAAGAGTTCGCGAGCGTCGTCTCACACGACCTTCGCAATCCCCTCTCCGTCGCGGTCGGAAACGTCGAACTGGCGATGGAGTTCGACGGGGACGACAGTACGGACCGGCTCGACCGCGCGCTCGACGCGCTCGACTGGATGGACGATCTCATCTCCGACCTGCTCGCTCTCGCCCGCGAGGGACGGTCCGTCGAGGAGACCACACCGGAAGATCTCACGGGCGTCGTCGAAGAGGCGTGGCGGACCGTCGGCCCCGGTGCGGACGCAAGGCTCGTCGTCACGGATCCGTTGCCGCGTATCGAATGCGACAGACGCCGTCTTCGACAGGCGCTAGAGAACCTCTTTCACAACGCGCTCGAACACGGCACGGACGCCGAGATCACCGGCGACAACTTCGACGACCGCGACGGAGACGACGCGTTCGACGGCGACGTTCCACCCGGGACGTTTACCGATGCGGCCGACGGCGTCTCAGACGTGCGGAAGGCCAGCGCGGACGACCCCGCAGGCGCGGAGGACCCGGCGGTTCAGGTGTTCGTCGGCCGATTCGACGGCGGATTTTACGTCGCCGACGACGGCGACGGGATTGACCCCGCAGACCGGGACACCGTGTTCGAACCGGGACACACGACCGTAGAGGGAGGGACGGGCTTCGGGCTCCCGATCGTCGACAGAATCGCCCAAGCCCACGGCTGGGATATCACAGTCGCAGAGAGCCGGACCGGCGGGGCGCGCTTCGAGTTCGACGGCGTCAGCGTGGTCGACGCTGGCCCATGTCTCCACGCGGACGACGACACGGACGACACCGCAGACGACGACGCGACCTGA
- a CDS encoding COX15/CtaA family protein: MSLRPAWLSFRRYAAATTGMTLVLFSLGVYTAATGSGLACQAQWPLCSDQFIPTLTINPDFIEWFHRVWAMVTGFLIIGVAGWTWIGSFDRRTKLAATLAVAILPLQITVGAITVTVGGLVPGGYTVSTHAAHLTVALCIFTLLALATIWGGGRAGPRLLRIATAIAVAGIVASAVFSRAVPFVTYSPGAQAGFYITGLAGHLGLVATVAYATEGVRGGYPGIDRSTARTVRAFAAGSMAALVGTLLLGRDLVLYTRVWQQINLVALGFALVCAVGAAWVIRGAGGTKRRTTPIGGD, translated from the coding sequence ATGAGTCTTCGGCCCGCGTGGCTCTCGTTCAGACGATACGCGGCGGCGACGACGGGAATGACCCTCGTGTTGTTCTCGCTCGGAGTCTACACCGCGGCGACGGGGTCCGGACTGGCGTGTCAGGCCCAGTGGCCGCTCTGCTCCGACCAGTTCATCCCCACGCTCACGATCAATCCCGATTTCATCGAGTGGTTCCACCGCGTGTGGGCGATGGTGACTGGATTCCTCATCATCGGCGTCGCCGGCTGGACGTGGATCGGTTCGTTCGACCGTCGGACGAAACTGGCCGCGACCCTCGCGGTTGCGATCCTCCCGCTGCAGATCACGGTCGGCGCTATCACCGTCACCGTCGGCGGGCTCGTTCCGGGCGGCTACACCGTCTCGACGCACGCCGCGCACCTCACCGTCGCTCTCTGTATTTTCACCCTGCTCGCGCTGGCGACGATCTGGGGCGGCGGTCGCGCGGGACCGCGACTCCTGCGGATCGCCACCGCCATCGCCGTCGCCGGCATCGTCGCCAGCGCGGTGTTCTCGCGGGCGGTCCCCTTCGTCACCTACTCGCCGGGCGCACAGGCGGGATTTTATATTACCGGGCTCGCCGGACATCTCGGACTGGTCGCGACGGTCGCGTACGCGACCGAGGGGGTGCGAGGCGGGTACCCCGGGATCGACCGCTCGACGGCGCGGACCGTACGCGCGTTCGCTGCGGGGTCGATGGCTGCGCTCGTCGGGACGCTGCTTCTCGGTCGCGACCTCGTGTTGTACACCCGCGTCTGGCAGCAGATCAACCTCGTCGCGCTCGGGTTCGCGCTCGTGTGTGCCGTTGGCGCGGCGTGGGTGATCCGCGGTGCGGGCGGCACGAAGCGGCGGACGACGCCGATCGGCGGCGACTAA
- a CDS encoding type II toxin-antitoxin system HicA family toxin: MVRQRFTGREIVSVLTSMNYTPVDRTGSHLKLRYVHPKTGETRNVTVPIGHEISGDTLRNIADQCGADDFHAWCEWIDEHR, encoded by the coding sequence GTGGTCCGACAGCGATTCACCGGTCGGGAAATCGTCTCGGTACTGACGAGCATGAACTACACACCCGTCGACCGAACCGGGAGTCATCTCAAACTGCGATACGTTCACCCGAAGACGGGTGAGACACGGAACGTTACGGTCCCGATCGGACACGAGATCAGCGGTGACACCCTCCGAAACATCGCTGATCAGTGCGGTGCCGACGATTTCCACGCGTGGTGTGAGTGGATCGACGAGCATCGCTGA
- a CDS encoding basic amino acid ABC transporter substrate-binding protein: MSYRTQTDVSRRTYLKLTGGASAVGLTGVAGCLGENTTTITPGTAPGFPPFEMREDGELIGFDIDLLEAVVAETDYELGEWATFEFDSLIPALTQNEEIDVIAAAMTITEDRQETIAFSNPYWESDQAILVREGGDFQPSAWADFEGISVGAQSGTTGADQVQANLVDPGIIADEDYSTYDSYVFAVEDLVNENVDAVVVDNPVAETFAANRDVTIAFVEETGEQFGFGLRQGESEFQSALNDGLSTVRDDGTYREITNTWFGQE; encoded by the coding sequence ATGTCATACCGCACGCAGACCGACGTGAGTCGTCGGACGTATCTGAAACTCACCGGCGGCGCGAGCGCCGTCGGACTGACCGGCGTCGCCGGCTGTCTCGGCGAGAACACCACGACGATCACGCCCGGTACCGCCCCCGGCTTCCCGCCCTTTGAGATGCGCGAGGACGGCGAACTAATCGGCTTCGATATCGACCTTCTGGAGGCCGTCGTCGCCGAGACCGACTACGAACTCGGCGAGTGGGCGACCTTCGAGTTCGACTCGCTCATCCCCGCGCTCACGCAAAACGAGGAGATCGACGTGATCGCCGCCGCGATGACGATCACCGAGGACCGGCAGGAGACGATCGCCTTTTCGAACCCGTACTGGGAGTCGGATCAGGCGATCCTCGTGCGCGAGGGGGGAGACTTCCAGCCGAGTGCGTGGGCGGATTTCGAGGGGATCAGCGTCGGCGCGCAGTCCGGGACGACCGGCGCAGATCAGGTTCAAGCGAACCTCGTCGACCCTGGCATCATCGCAGACGAAGACTACTCCACGTACGACAGCTACGTCTTCGCCGTCGAGGACCTCGTGAACGAGAACGTCGACGCGGTCGTCGTCGACAACCCCGTCGCGGAGACGTTCGCGGCCAACCGCGACGTGACCATCGCCTTCGTCGAAGAGACCGGCGAACAGTTCGGCTTCGGACTCCGGCAGGGCGAATCGGAGTTCCAGTCCGCGCTCAACGACGGGCTCTCGACGGTCCGCGACGACGGGACGTACCGAGAGATAACCAACACCTGGTTCGGTCAGGAGTAG
- a CDS encoding type IV pilin: protein MKLFNQNTADDRAVSPVIGVILMVAITVILAAVIGTFVLGLGDQLGDTAPQASFEVDNVSVTTGSDASVDFTMTKTGGQDLQVSDLVLAVEGGRSGTDVAGKFSGETWQTGQAVDFSGEPSGTTVEINNGDSYTIRLIHEPSGNPVYSTTLTA from the coding sequence ATGAAACTATTCAACCAAAACACAGCGGACGACCGCGCCGTGAGTCCTGTTATAGGGGTTATACTTATGGTCGCAATCACCGTCATCCTCGCGGCCGTCATCGGGACTTTCGTGCTCGGTCTGGGCGATCAGCTAGGGGATACCGCGCCGCAGGCAAGTTTCGAAGTCGACAATGTTTCTGTGACTACTGGAAGTGACGCTTCAGTCGATTTCACTATGACAAAAACTGGTGGTCAAGACCTACAAGTCTCTGATCTTGTGCTTGCCGTTGAAGGTGGACGCTCTGGCACAGATGTCGCAGGTAAATTCAGTGGAGAGACTTGGCAGACTGGCCAGGCAGTCGACTTTAGTGGAGAGCCATCGGGCACCACTGTTGAAATCAACAATGGGGATTCATACACAATCCGCCTGATTCACGAACCGTCTGGTAACCCTGTATACTCGACCACTCTCACTGCCTAA
- a CDS encoding amino acid ABC transporter permease, with the protein MSVSGTLALAAVDSLGALASGWAPSTAAVDAAAADAVASGLVVGTADWWLVGDPVDWRFVLDNADYLGVGVLLTIGLTVASILFGFALGFPAGAIEVYGDGALKRAVGTAGVVLRGTPIVVILIVMYFVVGVPQINLGVASLSPAVVAGILGLGLRSAAYQSQIFRATLASVDDGQLEAGRSIGLSRFEAIRYVVVPQALRRSIPGFQNEFTIVLKDTSIVFAIGLAELLTRGYDLFSERTTAVLEVILFISAIYFLLTFTTNRALDYLGTRYAIPGGEST; encoded by the coding sequence ATGTCGGTCTCGGGGACGCTCGCGCTCGCCGCGGTCGACAGCCTCGGCGCTCTCGCGTCCGGATGGGCTCCGTCGACCGCCGCAGTCGACGCTGCCGCCGCCGACGCTGTCGCGTCCGGACTCGTCGTCGGGACCGCAGACTGGTGGCTTGTCGGTGACCCCGTCGACTGGCGGTTCGTCCTCGACAACGCCGACTACCTCGGCGTCGGCGTCCTGTTGACGATCGGACTCACTGTCGCGTCGATCCTGTTCGGGTTCGCCTTGGGCTTTCCCGCGGGCGCGATCGAAGTGTACGGTGACGGGGCTCTCAAGCGAGCCGTCGGCACCGCTGGCGTCGTCCTCCGCGGAACCCCCATCGTCGTCATCCTCATCGTGATGTACTTCGTCGTCGGCGTCCCACAGATAAATCTCGGCGTCGCCTCGCTGTCGCCGGCGGTCGTCGCCGGCATCCTGGGGCTCGGACTGCGAAGCGCCGCCTACCAGTCGCAGATATTTCGGGCGACGCTCGCCAGCGTCGACGACGGTCAACTCGAGGCGGGCCGGTCCATCGGCCTCTCACGGTTCGAAGCGATCCGCTACGTCGTCGTCCCGCAGGCACTTCGGCGGTCGATTCCTGGCTTTCAAAACGAGTTCACCATCGTGTTGAAGGACACGAGCATCGTCTTCGCGATCGGGCTCGCAGAGCTGCTGACTCGGGGATACGACCTGTTCTCGGAGCGAACGACAGCAGTGCTCGAAGTCATCCTGTTCATCAGTGCAATCTACTTCCTCCTCACGTTCACGACGAACCGCGCGCTCGATTACCTCGGTACTCGCTATGCGATCCCGGGGGGCGAATCGACGTGA
- a CDS encoding DUF5814 domain-containing protein — protein MAFTDKIYVKNHRQLASQLETSIPKGAFAGATLDILYSGDGLSKLDSTTRDRILDFAEDFLDCDCDANPYCGCPEEKFMRYVLELRAEGLGPQAIVDVMTDDYMVYAYTGDVLSFLDDSVRNLEAIETLADVEGNEEMSERARRAKRELSG, from the coding sequence GTGGCGTTTACCGACAAGATATACGTAAAAAATCACAGACAACTCGCCTCGCAACTGGAGACGAGCATTCCGAAGGGCGCGTTCGCAGGCGCGACGCTCGACATCCTCTACAGCGGCGACGGCCTCTCGAAGCTCGACTCGACGACGCGGGACCGCATCCTCGATTTCGCCGAGGACTTCTTGGATTGCGACTGCGACGCCAACCCGTACTGCGGCTGTCCCGAAGAGAAGTTCATGCGGTACGTGCTCGAACTCCGCGCGGAGGGGCTCGGCCCGCAGGCGATCGTCGACGTGATGACCGACGACTACATGGTGTACGCGTACACCGGCGACGTGCTCTCGTTTCTCGACGACTCGGTTCGCAACTTGGAGGCGATAGAGACCCTCGCCGACGTCGAGGGCAATGAGGAGATGTCCGAACGGGCGCGGCGCGCGAAACGCGAGCTATCGGGGTGA
- a CDS encoding replication factor C large subunit, translating to MADWTETYRPHTLSEVRGNDKARDAFEEWARSWDDHREAVVLHGSPGVGKTSAAHALANDMGWETVELNASDQRTADVIERFAGRAARNATLGGSAAGGGAAGDDTASRQLVILDEADNIHGNYDRGGASAITKLVKESGQPIVLIANDYYDMSRGLRNATQEIEFRDVSARSIVPVLRDICRKEGIEFESDALSEIAERNRGDLRGAVNDLQAAAEGRDAITVDDVVTGDRDKALGLFPFLDAVLKEESAEEALQSAYAVDETPDDLTKWIENNVLDVYDAREAVRAYDFLANADVWLGRVRATQNYSYWRYATDNAAAGVAAARDETKGGWTRYGRPQFWSSSDATADEVVGRIAAASGCSVATARREVLPFLQTITHHCKPRELTVAMAAAYDLDEAGVAFVTGSGESTNKVESIVEDAQALRDDRLEDNAGGAFAASTDGRNGEPVGDRDDGPADGDGENEGADDGRSKTGREGGTDTADTDGDASDAEDDDGQAGLGDFL from the coding sequence ATGGCCGACTGGACCGAAACGTATCGCCCGCACACGCTCTCTGAGGTCCGCGGCAACGATAAGGCCCGCGACGCGTTCGAAGAATGGGCGCGCTCGTGGGACGACCACCGCGAGGCGGTCGTGCTCCACGGGAGCCCCGGCGTCGGCAAGACGAGCGCGGCGCACGCGCTCGCGAACGACATGGGCTGGGAGACGGTCGAGTTGAACGCCTCGGACCAGCGCACCGCCGACGTCATCGAACGGTTCGCGGGGCGGGCCGCCCGCAACGCCACTCTCGGTGGGAGCGCGGCAGGAGGCGGAGCCGCTGGTGACGACACGGCCTCGCGCCAGCTCGTCATCTTGGACGAGGCAGACAACATCCACGGCAACTACGACCGCGGCGGCGCGAGCGCGATCACGAAGCTGGTGAAAGAGTCCGGCCAGCCGATCGTCCTCATCGCCAACGACTACTACGACATGTCTCGCGGGCTCCGCAACGCCACCCAAGAGATCGAGTTCCGCGACGTCTCCGCTCGGTCTATCGTCCCCGTGCTCCGGGACATCTGCCGGAAGGAGGGGATCGAGTTCGAGTCGGACGCGCTCTCGGAAATCGCCGAACGAAACCGCGGCGACCTCCGCGGCGCGGTCAACGACCTGCAGGCGGCGGCCGAGGGACGCGACGCGATCACCGTCGACGACGTGGTGACCGGCGACCGCGACAAGGCGCTCGGACTCTTCCCCTTCCTCGATGCAGTGCTCAAAGAGGAGTCCGCAGAGGAGGCGCTCCAGTCGGCGTACGCCGTCGACGAGACGCCCGACGACCTCACGAAGTGGATCGAGAACAACGTCCTCGACGTGTACGACGCCCGAGAGGCGGTTCGCGCGTACGACTTCCTCGCGAACGCCGATGTATGGCTCGGGCGCGTGCGCGCCACGCAGAACTACTCGTACTGGCGGTACGCGACCGACAACGCGGCCGCGGGCGTCGCCGCCGCGCGAGACGAGACCAAAGGCGGATGGACGCGCTACGGCCGTCCGCAGTTCTGGAGTTCTTCGGACGCGACCGCCGACGAGGTTGTGGGACGGATCGCGGCAGCGAGCGGCTGCAGCGTCGCCACCGCCCGGAGGGAGGTGTTGCCGTTCTTACAGACGATCACGCACCACTGCAAACCCCGAGAGCTGACCGTCGCGATGGCGGCCGCATACGACCTCGACGAGGCCGGCGTCGCCTTCGTCACCGGCTCGGGCGAGTCGACGAACAAGGTGGAGTCGATAGTCGAGGACGCACAGGCACTCCGTGATGACCGACTGGAAGACAACGCGGGGGGCGCGTTCGCCGCGAGCACCGACGGGAGAAACGGAGAGCCCGTGGGTGACCGCGATGACGGACCCGCAGACGGCGACGGTGAGAACGAGGGTGCCGATGACGGCCGGAGCAAGACGGGACGCGAAGGCGGAACCGACACGGCGGACACCGACGGTGACGCGAGCGACGCCGAAGACGACGACGGACAGGCCGGTCTCGGCGACTTTCTGTGA
- a CDS encoding helix-turn-helix transcriptional regulator: MSSTTSGTTETHSTPHHTDLTTFQIDLLTVTARLEASLTDVKGLAIKDNLEDLHGEAVNHGRLYPNLDDLAESGLIEKGTIDKRTNSYRVTETGFRLLAERRDHLDVAVDGGA, from the coding sequence ATGAGTTCCACGACTAGCGGCACGACCGAGACGCACAGCACGCCACACCACACGGACCTGACCACGTTCCAGATCGACCTCCTGACCGTGACCGCGCGGCTCGAAGCCTCGCTCACGGACGTGAAGGGGCTGGCGATCAAGGACAACCTCGAAGACCTCCACGGCGAGGCGGTCAACCACGGTCGGCTCTACCCGAACCTCGACGATCTCGCGGAGAGCGGGCTCATCGAGAAGGGGACGATCGACAAGCGAACGAACTCCTACCGCGTCACCGAGACAGGGTTCCGGCTGCTCGCGGAGCGCCGTGATCACCTGGATGTCGCCGTCGACGGAGGTGCGTGA
- a CDS encoding type II toxin-antitoxin system HicB family antitoxin, whose translation MSTGREIRLIEEDDGGWSAIDEDLGVASCGDTRQEALEMLDEAVALHTGEAGEPVTDEDLEDLGLDPDEVSDEVGVPDAPWFDSADETA comes from the coding sequence ATGAGCACAGGCCGCGAGATCCGCCTGATCGAGGAGGACGACGGCGGCTGGTCGGCGATCGACGAGGATCTCGGTGTCGCCTCGTGCGGCGATACTCGGCAGGAGGCGCTGGAGATGCTTGACGAGGCGGTCGCTCTCCACACTGGGGAAGCCGGCGAGCCCGTCACCGACGAGGACCTGGAGGATCTCGGCCTCGACCCGGACGAGGTGTCGGATGAGGTTGGCGTGCCCGACGCGCCTTGGTTCGACAGCGCTGACGAGACGGCATAA
- a CDS encoding amino acid ABC transporter permease, translating into MAGATRPSTVRERVSDADVSAGRLLLVAAGVLFWGWLLVSWVNRWLGGVVSPVGEPLVASGLVEGALASLPVLAAYAGDAAFVVELMPDLAQGMWLTVVITGVSLVVGFLLAVPLAVARVYGRFSAWFSLAYTELLRGTPLLAQLFVLYYGLNLGRYVPGALSGVFPRDVVWVAILGFTLNGAAYQAEYIRGAVESVDEGQITAGRAIGLSKIEAIYHVVLPQALRYAIPSWTNEFVYLIKYSSLAAFITVPELYYRADQIASETFRYTLIFVVTGAMYLALVITASKLMERVDDRVAIPGLGADRER; encoded by the coding sequence ATGGCGGGCGCGACGAGACCCAGCACGGTTCGAGAGCGCGTGAGCGACGCGGACGTCTCGGCCGGTCGGCTCCTCCTCGTCGCGGCCGGCGTGCTGTTCTGGGGCTGGCTCCTCGTCAGCTGGGTCAACCGGTGGCTGGGCGGCGTCGTCTCCCCCGTCGGCGAACCGCTCGTCGCATCCGGGCTCGTCGAAGGGGCACTTGCCTCGCTCCCAGTGCTCGCGGCGTACGCTGGTGACGCCGCGTTCGTGGTCGAACTCATGCCAGACCTCGCGCAAGGCATGTGGCTCACGGTCGTCATCACCGGCGTGAGCCTCGTCGTCGGATTCCTCCTCGCCGTTCCCCTGGCCGTGGCCCGCGTGTACGGTCGGTTCTCGGCGTGGTTCTCGCTCGCGTACACTGAACTACTACGTGGCACGCCGCTTCTCGCTCAGCTCTTCGTGCTCTACTACGGATTGAACCTCGGACGCTACGTCCCCGGCGCGCTCTCGGGGGTGTTCCCGCGCGACGTCGTCTGGGTCGCCATCCTCGGGTTTACTCTCAACGGGGCAGCGTATCAGGCGGAGTACATCCGCGGCGCAGTCGAGAGCGTCGACGAGGGACAGATCACCGCCGGACGGGCGATCGGTCTCTCGAAGATCGAAGCCATCTATCACGTCGTGCTCCCGCAGGCGTTGCGGTACGCTATCCCTTCCTGGACGAACGAGTTCGTCTACCTGATCAAGTACTCGTCGCTCGCGGCGTTCATCACGGTCCCAGAACTCTACTACCGCGCCGACCAGATCGCCTCGGAGACGTTCCGGTACACGCTCATCTTCGTCGTGACCGGCGCGATGTATCTCGCCCTCGTGATCACGGCCTCGAAACTGATGGAGCGGGTCGACGACCGCGTCGCGATACCCGGACTCGGTGCCGATCGCGAGCGGTGA